From a single Aquincola tertiaricarbonis genomic region:
- a CDS encoding lytic murein transglycosylase: MSRKHLVATSVPLVCSLIAAALLAGCATPPPASRAEATPSPAPGPARAPGAASAVPADGEAAQREGFARWVAGFRASALAAGISEATLRAALDTAEFQPRVVQLDGAQPEFTRAVWDYLDNTVTPQRVALGREKLAQYRTEADAAAARYGVPASIVAAIWGMESNFGSNYGSTPTVDALATLGFEGRREAWARGQLLAALKIIQNGDIDHAHMVGSWAGAMGQTQFLPSNFLAYAVDADGDGRRDIWGSMADVMASTANFLAQSGWRAGQPWGVEVVLPPGFDLARADGQQRQAAGAWAAEGVRGVGDAPLPALPDAALLLPAGVRGPAFLVGPNFRAILRYNNATSYALAVGLLAQQIDGAPGVQAAWPRDLQPLSRTQMRALQTALTQKGFDAGAADGVMGPATREALRRWQRSVGLPADGYPDAAQLQRLQQP; encoded by the coding sequence ATGAGCCGGAAGCACCTTGTCGCCACGTCTGTCCCCCTTGTCTGCAGCCTGATCGCCGCCGCCCTGCTGGCAGGCTGCGCCACCCCGCCGCCCGCCAGCCGGGCCGAAGCAACGCCGTCGCCCGCACCGGGCCCGGCCAGAGCGCCGGGTGCCGCCAGTGCGGTACCCGCGGACGGTGAGGCCGCCCAGCGCGAAGGCTTTGCCCGCTGGGTGGCCGGCTTCCGCGCCAGCGCGCTGGCCGCCGGCATCAGCGAAGCCACGCTGCGCGCGGCGCTGGACACTGCCGAGTTCCAGCCGCGGGTGGTGCAGCTGGACGGCGCGCAGCCCGAGTTCACCCGCGCGGTGTGGGACTACCTGGACAACACCGTCACGCCGCAGCGCGTGGCCCTGGGCCGCGAGAAGCTGGCCCAGTACCGCACCGAAGCCGATGCCGCCGCTGCCCGCTATGGCGTGCCGGCGTCCATCGTCGCGGCCATCTGGGGCATGGAAAGCAACTTCGGCAGCAACTACGGCAGCACGCCCACGGTGGACGCGCTGGCCACGCTGGGCTTCGAGGGCCGGCGCGAGGCCTGGGCCCGCGGCCAGTTGCTGGCGGCGCTGAAGATCATCCAGAACGGCGACATCGACCATGCGCACATGGTGGGCAGCTGGGCCGGCGCGATGGGGCAGACGCAGTTCCTGCCGTCCAACTTCCTGGCCTATGCGGTGGACGCCGATGGCGATGGCCGCCGTGACATCTGGGGCAGCATGGCCGACGTGATGGCCAGCACCGCCAACTTCCTGGCGCAATCGGGCTGGCGCGCCGGCCAGCCCTGGGGCGTGGAGGTGGTGCTGCCGCCGGGCTTCGACCTGGCCCGGGCCGACGGCCAGCAGCGCCAGGCCGCCGGCGCCTGGGCGGCTGAAGGCGTGCGTGGCGTGGGCGATGCGCCGCTGCCGGCGCTGCCCGATGCGGCGCTGCTGCTGCCGGCCGGCGTGCGTGGCCCGGCCTTCCTGGTGGGGCCCAACTTCCGAGCCATCCTGCGCTACAACAACGCCACTTCTTATGCGCTGGCGGTGGGGCTGCTGGCGCAGCAGATCGACGGCGCGCCTGGCGTGCAGGCGGCCTGGCCGCGTGACCTGCAGCCGCTGTCGCGCACGCAGATGCGGGCGCTGCAGACGGCGCTCACGCAGAAGGGGTTCGATGCCGGTGCGGCCGACGGCGTGATGGGACCGGCCACACGGGAGGCGTTGCGCCGCTGGCAGCGCAGCGTGGGCCTGCCGGCCGACGGCTACCCCGATGCGGCGCAGCTGCAGCGCCTGCAGCAGCCGTAG
- a CDS encoding methyl-accepting chemotaxis protein, giving the protein MSVHTSAETQALQQAESADALRDARVASALMRHQLVAQFDPQGRVIDANDRFLGLMGYCLNEVVGQHHHLFCPAATGCEPADAEFWEPLAAGRPQQGEYMRSNRSGRTVWLLATYTPVPDDEGRVERVVMLANDITAAKLKALEDDGRVAAISRSQGVIEFDLAGNVLAANDNFLALTGYTAAEVVGQHHRMFVEPEEAQGGAYRAFWQKLGNGQFDSGQYLRVGKNGKRVWLQASYNPILDLDGQPTKVVKFCTDISPARLAALETQARLSAVSASSGMLEFDASGRILLANDLMLKSLGYDSASLVGQSESLILFDETRRDPGYIERWRLLREGRTVADEIRRRGAGDREVWFSAAMTPVMGLDGQLAKVLMIAQDITAAKLARLDAAGKLGAIDRAQAVIEFDLTGHVLHANENFTALTGYTLDEIRGRHHRLFVPAADAACAAYEAFWERLGRGEFEAGEYKRLGKGGREVWIRASYNPIFDPLGRPVKVVKFATDVTATKLRAAEFEAKVQAIDLGQAVVEFDLDGNVLTANRNFLAAMGYTLREIQGQHHSIFCPPDYVRAAEYRDFWLRLGEGQFISNRFHRVGKYDRDVWIQATYSPIRDLNGHVTKVVKYAFDVTNEVMLEQRIACQSQEMRQRVMTLLETIGQITTHSAVAGEMAQQASSAAQSGAEALQQALAAIAAIQSGSNRVSEIVRTIGDIAGQTNLLAFNAAIEAARAGEHGVGFSVVAGEVRKLAERSSAAAREIAALIAQSAVEVERGAGVSANAARSFDGILGSVQRTGSSVQAIAGAAEQQRQTAQDVTRIIQALSGPGEAA; this is encoded by the coding sequence ATGTCGGTCCACACCTCTGCTGAAACCCAGGCCTTGCAACAAGCGGAGAGCGCCGACGCGTTGCGCGACGCGCGGGTGGCCAGCGCGCTGATGCGCCACCAGCTGGTGGCGCAGTTCGACCCGCAGGGCCGGGTGATCGATGCGAACGACCGCTTCCTGGGGCTGATGGGCTACTGCCTGAACGAGGTGGTGGGCCAGCACCACCATCTGTTCTGTCCGGCCGCCACGGGCTGCGAGCCGGCCGACGCCGAATTCTGGGAGCCGCTGGCCGCCGGCCGGCCGCAGCAGGGCGAGTACATGCGCAGCAACCGCAGCGGGCGCACCGTGTGGCTGCTGGCCACCTACACGCCGGTGCCGGACGACGAGGGCCGCGTCGAGCGGGTGGTGATGCTGGCCAACGACATCACCGCCGCCAAATTGAAGGCGCTGGAGGACGACGGCCGCGTGGCCGCCATCTCGCGCTCGCAGGGGGTGATCGAGTTCGATCTGGCGGGCAACGTGCTCGCGGCCAACGACAACTTCCTGGCGTTGACCGGCTACACCGCCGCCGAGGTGGTGGGCCAGCACCACCGCATGTTCGTGGAACCCGAAGAGGCGCAGGGCGGCGCCTACCGCGCCTTCTGGCAGAAGCTGGGCAATGGCCAGTTCGACAGCGGCCAGTACCTGCGGGTGGGCAAGAACGGCAAACGGGTGTGGCTGCAGGCCAGCTACAACCCCATCCTCGACCTGGACGGCCAGCCCACCAAGGTGGTGAAGTTCTGCACCGACATCTCGCCCGCGCGGCTGGCGGCGCTGGAGACGCAGGCGCGCCTGTCGGCCGTCTCGGCCAGCAGCGGCATGCTGGAGTTCGACGCCAGCGGCCGCATCCTGCTGGCCAACGACCTGATGCTGAAATCGCTGGGCTACGACAGCGCCAGCCTGGTCGGCCAGAGCGAGAGCCTGATCCTCTTCGACGAGACGCGCCGCGACCCCGGCTACATCGAGCGCTGGCGGCTGCTGCGTGAAGGCCGCACCGTGGCCGACGAGATCCGCCGCCGCGGCGCGGGCGACCGCGAGGTGTGGTTCAGCGCCGCGATGACGCCGGTGATGGGCCTGGACGGCCAGCTGGCCAAGGTGCTGATGATCGCCCAGGACATCACCGCGGCCAAGCTGGCGCGGCTGGACGCGGCCGGCAAGCTGGGCGCGATCGACCGCGCGCAGGCGGTCATCGAGTTCGACCTGACCGGCCATGTGCTGCACGCCAACGAGAACTTCACCGCGCTCACCGGCTACACGCTGGACGAGATCCGCGGCCGCCACCACCGCCTGTTCGTGCCCGCGGCCGATGCCGCCTGCGCGGCCTACGAGGCCTTCTGGGAACGGCTGGGCCGCGGCGAGTTCGAGGCCGGCGAGTACAAGCGCCTGGGCAAGGGTGGCCGCGAGGTGTGGATACGCGCCAGCTACAACCCGATCTTCGACCCGCTGGGCCGGCCGGTGAAGGTGGTGAAGTTCGCCACCGACGTGACGGCCACCAAGCTGCGCGCGGCCGAGTTCGAGGCCAAGGTGCAGGCCATCGACCTGGGCCAGGCGGTGGTGGAGTTCGACCTCGACGGCAACGTGCTCACCGCCAACCGCAACTTCCTGGCGGCCATGGGCTACACCCTGCGCGAGATCCAGGGCCAGCACCACAGCATCTTCTGCCCGCCCGACTATGTGCGGGCGGCCGAGTACCGCGACTTCTGGCTGCGGCTGGGTGAAGGTCAGTTCATCAGCAACCGCTTCCACCGCGTGGGCAAGTACGACCGCGACGTGTGGATCCAGGCCACCTACAGCCCCATCCGCGACCTCAACGGCCATGTGACGAAGGTGGTCAAGTACGCCTTCGACGTCACCAACGAGGTGATGCTGGAGCAGCGCATCGCCTGCCAGAGCCAGGAGATGCGCCAGCGCGTGATGACGCTGCTGGAGACCATCGGCCAGATCACCACCCACTCCGCCGTGGCGGGCGAGATGGCGCAGCAGGCCAGCAGCGCCGCGCAATCGGGTGCCGAGGCGCTGCAGCAGGCGCTGGCGGCCATCGCGGCCATCCAGTCGGGCTCCAACCGGGTGTCGGAGATCGTGCGCACCATCGGCGACATCGCCGGCCAGACCAATCTGCTGGCCTTCAATGCCGCCATCGAGGCGGCGCGGGCCGGCGAGCACGGCGTGGGCTTCTCGGTGGTGGCCGGCGAGGTGCGCAAGCTGGCCGAGCGCAGCTCCGCCGCCGCGCGCGAGATCGCGGCGCTGATCGCGCAATCGGCAGTGGAGGTGGAGCGCGGCGCCGGTGTCAGCGCCAATGCGGCGCGCAGCTTCGACGGCATCCTGGGCAGCGTGCAGCGCACCGGCAGCAGCGTGCAGGCCATCGCCGGCGCCGCCGAGCAGCAGCGCCAGACGGCGCAGGACGTCACCCGCATCATCCAGGCCCTGTCGGGGCCGGGTGAAGCGGCATGA
- a CDS encoding chemotaxis protein CheW, protein MNGGSAPARYGSFSLGALRLALPMTALREVLPLGPLAALPCQVPGLLGGIDLRGRTVPVMDLRGMLGQAVTPSPQGACVVVMAHDRPCGTRGLLGLLADRVDSVFSARPEAASPMEAGCDTPLIFSHCITADDGQRCSVLQPDVLAALSGAPVVAEAAGPAGTEHGGRPVPTLLLRCDKLLMAIDAVAVQSTLADPQLDTRTALAQGHCRGMAASTLGAVPAVDLLAVVGLAAGAHRQPPQAVVVQLPTGAVALMVDEVMDMIDRPPGAMVPLPALALPAPSLFHGVMQAPDSLPGTPVMLLSIDALRAHDELLRIAAAGRPPAPPAAASPTGATGRQGDGPADEHAASAASGPLTAADARGRMLVTFVLGAETATPLDQVREILCYTPDLARFAGIGPMLGVTLHRGRAIPVMCLSRLTGGPPPEVTPAASVLVVEVAGAPVGFAVPALAAIERARWEPGKPRRSMVLVGDGETERMLPLIDLQQMAQALKSA, encoded by the coding sequence ATGAACGGCGGCAGCGCACCAGCGCGCTACGGCAGCTTCTCGCTGGGCGCACTGCGGCTGGCGCTGCCGATGACGGCGCTGCGCGAGGTGCTGCCGCTGGGCCCGCTCGCCGCGCTGCCCTGCCAGGTGCCGGGGCTGCTGGGCGGCATCGACCTGCGCGGCCGCACGGTGCCTGTGATGGACCTGCGCGGCATGCTGGGCCAGGCCGTCACGCCCAGCCCGCAAGGCGCCTGCGTGGTGGTGATGGCGCACGACCGGCCCTGCGGCACGCGCGGCCTGCTGGGGCTGCTGGCCGACCGCGTGGACAGCGTGTTCTCGGCCCGGCCCGAGGCCGCCTCGCCGATGGAGGCCGGCTGCGACACGCCGCTGATCTTCAGCCACTGCATCACCGCCGACGACGGCCAGCGCTGCAGCGTGCTTCAACCCGACGTGCTGGCCGCGCTGTCGGGCGCGCCGGTGGTGGCCGAGGCCGCCGGCCCGGCCGGCACCGAGCACGGCGGCCGGCCGGTGCCCACGCTGCTGCTGCGATGCGACAAGCTGCTGATGGCCATCGACGCGGTGGCCGTGCAGTCCACCCTCGCCGACCCGCAGCTCGACACCCGCACCGCGCTGGCCCAGGGCCATTGCCGTGGCATGGCCGCCAGCACCCTGGGCGCGGTGCCGGCGGTGGACCTGCTGGCCGTGGTGGGCCTGGCGGCCGGCGCGCACCGGCAGCCGCCGCAGGCGGTGGTGGTGCAACTGCCCACCGGGGCCGTGGCGCTGATGGTGGACGAGGTGATGGACATGATCGACCGCCCGCCCGGCGCGATGGTGCCGCTGCCCGCGCTGGCGCTGCCTGCGCCCTCGCTGTTCCACGGCGTGATGCAGGCGCCGGACTCGCTGCCCGGCACGCCGGTGATGCTGCTGTCCATCGACGCGCTGCGGGCCCACGACGAACTGCTGCGCATCGCGGCGGCGGGGCGACCACCGGCGCCGCCCGCCGCTGCTTCGCCCACCGGCGCCACGGGCCGTCAGGGCGATGGCCCGGCCGACGAACACGCGGCGTCAGCGGCCAGCGGCCCGCTGACGGCGGCCGATGCCCGCGGGCGCATGCTGGTCACCTTCGTGCTGGGCGCCGAAACGGCCACACCGCTGGACCAGGTGCGCGAGATCCTGTGCTACACGCCCGACCTGGCCCGCTTTGCCGGCATCGGCCCGATGCTGGGCGTGACGCTGCACCGCGGCCGCGCCATCCCGGTGATGTGCCTGAGCCGCCTGACCGGCGGTCCGCCGCCCGAGGTGACGCCGGCCGCCAGCGTGCTGGTGGTGGAGGTGGCGGGCGCCCCGGTGGGCTTCGCGGTGCCGGCCCTGGCCGCCATCGAACGCGCCCGCTGGGAGCCCGGCAAGCCGCGCCGCTCGATGGTGCTGGTGGGCGACGGCGAGACCGAACGCATGCTGCCGCTGATCGACCTGCAGCAGATGGCGCAGGCGCTTAAAAGTGCCTGA
- a CDS encoding iron uptake protein: protein MAHARPHGPLHIASRLLAALGGSYAFTYGACALGIVLLVHGGMGFEEAEKLVFLLAFVLFLGLFCWAFAARRLRVLWAVLLGGAACSTAAAWWLARTLA, encoded by the coding sequence ATGGCACACGCACGCCCGCACGGGCCGCTCCACATCGCTTCACGCCTGCTGGCCGCTCTGGGCGGCAGCTATGCCTTCACCTATGGCGCCTGCGCGCTGGGCATCGTGCTGCTGGTGCACGGCGGCATGGGCTTTGAAGAAGCGGAGAAGCTCGTCTTCCTGCTCGCCTTTGTCCTGTTCCTGGGCCTCTTCTGCTGGGCGTTTGCGGCCCGGCGGCTGCGGGTGCTGTGGGCCGTGCTGCTGGGCGGCGCGGCATGCAGCACGGCGGCCGCCTGGTGGCTGGCCCGCACCCTGGCCTGA